In Pirellulales bacterium, the genomic stretch GGCCACCGCGCCCTCGGTCGCCAAATTGCCGCGCAAAATTTGAATGTGGCCGGTCTTCTTGATCGGCTTCTCCAGCGTTTGCACGACCTGCTGACCCGCCTTCAATTCCGGCAGCTCCGCCAGATTTTCGCCCAGCGTTTTTCCCGTCACGGTCAGGCAATCGCCATCGAGCAAGCCTTCGTCCAGCAAATACTTCATCACGCCGGGCGTGCCCCCGGCGTTGTGCAAATCTTCCTGCACAAAGCGGCCGCTCGGCTTCAAATCGGCCAGATACGGCACGCGGCTGCTGGCGCGCTGAAAATCGTCGAGGGTCAATTCCACTTCCGCCGCCCGAGCCATGGCAATGAGATGCAGCACGGCATTGGTCGAGCCCCCCAAGGCCATGACGATGACCATGGCATTTTCAAAAGCGCGGCGGGTCATAATGTCGCGGGGCTTGATGTCGCGCTCCAAAAGATTGCGAATGGCGGCGCCGGCCCGAATGCACTCGTCCAGCTTGCCGGCGTCTTCTGCCGGAGTGGAAGCGCTGTACGGCAGCGACATGCCCAGGGCTTCAATCGCCGAGGCCATGGTGTTGGCCGTGTACATGCCGCCGCAGGCGCCGGCGCCCGGACAAGCTTGTTGCACAATGGCTTTGCGCGTGGCTTCATCGATTCGGCCGGCCACATATTCGCCGTAGCATTGGAATGCTGAAACAATATCGAGCGCCTCCCCTGCGGCGTGCCCTTCCCCAGCCTGCGGCATGTGTCCTGGTTTAATGGTGCCGCCGTAAATCATCAGCGCCGGCCGGTTCACTCGCGCCATGGCCATCAAGCAGCCGGGCATGTTTTTGTCGCAGCCGGGAATGCTGATATTGGCGTCGTACCATTGGGCGTGCATTACCGTTTCGATGGAATCGGCAATTAAATCGCGCGATTGCAGCGAGTAGCACATGCCTTCCGTGCCCATCGAAATGCCGTCGCTCACGCCGATGGTGTTAAACCGCATGCCCACCATGCCGGCGGCCGCCACGCCTTGCTTCGCCCGCATGGCCAGCGTGTCCAAGTGCATGTTGCAGGTGTTTCCCTCGTACCACATGCTGACGATGCCGACTTGCGGCTTGCTCATGTCGGCTTCGATTAAGCCGGTGCCATACAGCATGGCCTGCGAGGCCCCTTGGCTTTTGGGTTGCGTCACTCGGGAACTGAATTTATTGAGCATGATCAGAATGCAAAATTGGAATGGGGAATGGGGAATGGGGAATGCAAAATTGGGAATGGTTAGCCCGGTCGGCCACGACCGGCAGCGCCACGGGGCAGTCGTCAATAGCGGCGCAACGGCGCGCTACCACCAGACCACGAGGCACTTCCAAAGAGCATCGTAAAATATCGCAGGTTCGCGGTCCAGTTGCGACCGGCAGGGGTTGTTTCGTGGTTGGTGTGGCCTGTTATAATCGCCGCAAGCCATAATTTTCAAAGAACCCGCTGCCGCGTCCGTAATTCCCGCTCCGCTATCGCGTCGCGGCTAAACATTCCATCGACTCCACCCTATCGTTTATCGTTCATCGCCCCGTGTTCACCATGCCTCCGGCGTTCATTTATTTCGACCTGGGCAACGTGCTGTGCTTTTTCAGCCGGCCGCAAGAAATCCGGCAGGTGTCGCAGCTCTCCGGCGTGCCGGAAGACAAAGTGAAAGATGTGCTCATCGGCTCGCACGCCATCTTGTGGCCCTACGAACGGGGCGAACTGAACGACGAACAATTCCACGCCGAGTTTTGCCGCCTCACCGGCAGCCAGCCCGAGCTGGCGGCGCTGCTGGCGGCCGATTCCGAAATTTTCACTTTGAACACGGAGCTCTTGCCGCTGGTGGCCAACTTGGAAGATTCTCAAATTCCACTGGGCTTGCTGTCCAATATCTGCCCATCGCATTGGCGCACGGTGACTGACGGCCGTTACGGCATTTTGCCGGGCGCGTTCAAAAAATTTGCGCTGAGTTACCAAATTGGCGTGCAAAAACCGGACGAAAAAATCTACCGCCGCGCCACGGAACTGGCCGGTGTGCCGCCGCAGCAAATTTTCTTCATCGACGACATCGCCAAGAACGTGGCCGCCGCCCAACACTTCGGCTGGGACGCCGTCCAATACACCACGCCCGACGCCCTGGAGCAAGAACTGCACCGCCGCGGAGTGCGCTGCAATTTTTAGCCGGTCCCTTGCAGACCGCAGCCTTGGGGTATTGCCCGCCAGTGCCACTGGTGCGCGGCACACTTTCTCCGTTATATTCGGCCCTTCCACACCGTTAGGCCCATGTGGGCTGCTGCTTCGGGAGCCGCACCTTGTTTACGCCCTCGCCCACGCTGAAATCGCGCAGTTTCATGGGGCTGGTGTTGTCGCAATTTTTGGCGGCGTTTAACGATCAGGCCAGCAACATCGTGGCCACGTTTTATGGCATCGACATGCTGGTGCGGTTTGTGGCCATCGGCTGGATCGATGCCAAAGCGGTCATCTCCATTGTCACGGCCTGCTTCATCACGCCGTTTTTTCTGTTCTCGCCGTTGGCCGGCATCCTGGCAGATAAATACAGCAAGCGCAACATCGTCGTGTTTTGGAAGCTGGCCGAAGTCGGCATTATGGCCGTGGCTTTGTTCGCCCTGCTGTTGCCGCACACGGCCAGTTGGGGTTGGGCTTCGCCGCAAACGTTGGCCGTGATCAGCTCCGCGCTCATGATTTCCATTGTCTTTTTGATGGGCACGCACAGCACGTTTTTCATTCCCGCCAAGTACGGCATGATGCCCGAGATTTTGGACACTTCTGTCCTGTCCCGCGGCAACGGCTTGCTGGAAGGCACCAGTTTTGTGGCCACTATTTTGGGAACCGTGTTCGGCGGCGTGCTGTACGGCACGGTGTGGATCAAATCCGAAGTCGACAGCACCGCAGCGGTCAACGTGCTGCACTCGGGCCGCGAATGGATCATTGGGCTGGTGCTGTTTTTGCTTGCTCTGTGCGGCGCGGCGGCATCCCTGCTCATTCGCCGCATTCCCGCGGCCGCGCCGGAAATGCCGCTGACCTTCGATCCGGTCGTCCCGCTGAAAAAAAATCTAACGGTCCTCAAGCGCTCCCGCCCATTGAT encodes the following:
- the ilvD gene encoding dihydroxy-acid dehydratase — its product is MLNKFSSRVTQPKSQGASQAMLYGTGLIEADMSKPQVGIVSMWYEGNTCNMHLDTLAMRAKQGVAAAGMVGMRFNTIGVSDGISMGTEGMCYSLQSRDLIADSIETVMHAQWYDANISIPGCDKNMPGCLMAMARVNRPALMIYGGTIKPGHMPQAGEGHAAGEALDIVSAFQCYGEYVAGRIDEATRKAIVQQACPGAGACGGMYTANTMASAIEALGMSLPYSASTPAEDAGKLDECIRAGAAIRNLLERDIKPRDIMTRRAFENAMVIVMALGGSTNAVLHLIAMARAAEVELTLDDFQRASSRVPYLADLKPSGRFVQEDLHNAGGTPGVMKYLLDEGLLDGDCLTVTGKTLGENLAELPELKAGQQVVQTLEKPIKKTGHIQILRGNLATEGAVAKITGKEGQRFEGPAKVFDSEEDMLAALEEKEISKGDVVVIRYEGPKGGPGMPEMLTPTSAIVGAGLGKDVALLTDGRFSGGSHGFIVGHITPEAQEGGTIALVKDGDKIIIDAAANKIEVQLSPDELSRRRAAWKAPPYKATRGTLYKYIKNVKNASLGCVTDE
- a CDS encoding HAD family phosphatase, giving the protein MPPAFIYFDLGNVLCFFSRPQEIRQVSQLSGVPEDKVKDVLIGSHAILWPYERGELNDEQFHAEFCRLTGSQPELAALLAADSEIFTLNTELLPLVANLEDSQIPLGLLSNICPSHWRTVTDGRYGILPGAFKKFALSYQIGVQKPDEKIYRRATELAGVPPQQIFFIDDIAKNVAAAQHFGWDAVQYTTPDALEQELHRRGVRCNF